The following coding sequences are from one Pseudonocardia sp. HH130630-07 window:
- a CDS encoding DNA-3-methyladenine glycosylase family protein, translating into MRDREWRPPFPLDLYGVLAPLRRGRGDPTWRTVADGGVIWRVSTTPDGPATVAIRRRPDGTVRASGWGPGAGWEVDRLPSLLGADDDPAGFTAHHPVVADAVRRRPGLRLGASGRVWDTLLPAVLEQKVTGTEARRSFRELAWHFGDPAPGPAGVVPDGMRVPPTPERIREVPEWEWHRAGVDHARRSAILHAAVVAHRLERAAELGGEAGRALLRRIRGIGVWTAAEVAQRAWGDPDAVSFGDFHVPNTVGWALLGHDLDDAGLLEVLAPYAPQRQRAVRYIEASGFRRPRFGPRFSPRDYRAL; encoded by the coding sequence GTGCGCGACCGCGAGTGGCGCCCGCCGTTCCCCCTCGACCTGTACGGGGTTCTGGCGCCGCTGCGGCGCGGCCGGGGCGACCCGACCTGGCGCACCGTCGCCGATGGAGGGGTGATCTGGCGGGTCTCGACCACCCCGGACGGCCCGGCCACCGTCGCGATCCGGCGCCGCCCGGACGGGACCGTGCGCGCGAGCGGCTGGGGCCCCGGCGCGGGGTGGGAGGTCGACCGGCTGCCGTCGCTGCTCGGCGCCGACGACGATCCGGCCGGGTTCACCGCGCACCACCCGGTCGTCGCCGACGCGGTGCGCCGCCGCCCCGGGCTGCGGCTCGGCGCGTCCGGACGGGTGTGGGACACCCTGCTGCCCGCCGTGCTGGAGCAGAAGGTGACCGGCACCGAGGCGCGGCGCTCGTTCCGCGAGCTGGCGTGGCACTTCGGCGACCCGGCGCCCGGACCGGCCGGCGTCGTCCCGGACGGGATGCGGGTGCCGCCCACCCCGGAACGGATCCGCGAGGTCCCGGAGTGGGAGTGGCACCGCGCCGGGGTCGACCACGCGCGGCGCTCGGCGATCCTGCACGCGGCCGTCGTCGCGCACCGGCTGGAGCGCGCCGCCGAGCTGGGCGGCGAGGCGGGCCGGGCGCTGCTGCGCCGGATCCGGGGGATCGGGGTGTGGACCGCGGCCGAGGTCGCCCAGCGCGCCTGGGGCGACCCGGACGCGGTGAGCTTCGGGGACTTCCACGTCCCGAACACCGTCGGCTGGGCGCTGCTCGGGCACGATCTCGACGACGCCGGGCTGCTCGAGGTGCTCGCGCCGTACGCGCCGCAGCGCCAGCGCGCGGTCCGCTACATCGAGGCGTCGGGGTTCCGGCGCCCCCGGTTCGGGCCCCGGTTCTCCCCGCGGGACTACCGGGCGCTGTGA